A portion of the Calothrix sp. 336/3 genome contains these proteins:
- a CDS encoding NAD(P)H-dependent oxidoreductase — protein sequence MIILDTALAARAEAGNPVKVAMIGAGFMGRGIANQILNSVPGMELVAIANRSLEAAQRAYNEAGSDNVQIVNTVEELEAAIAQGKHAITEDAMLLCRAQGIDALVEVTGAVEFGAHVIMEAIAHRKHVIMMNAELDGTIGPILKVYADKAGVILTACDGDQPGVQMNLYRFVKSIGLTPLLCGNIKGLQDPYRNPTTQEAFAKRWGQKAHMVTSFADGSKISFEQAIVANGTGMKVAKRGMLGYDFSGHVDEMTNMYDVDQLKELGGIVDYVVGAKPGPGVFVFGTHDDPKQCHYLNLYKLGEGPLYSFYTPYHLCHFEVPLSVARVVLFQDYVLSPVGAPLVDVVTTAKIDLKAGETLDGIGYYMTYGQCENSDIVQQQNLLPMGLAEGCRLKRDVPKDQVLTYDDVELPEGRLCDKLRAEQNAYFAPAKTLATV from the coding sequence ATGATTATTCTTGATACTGCTTTAGCTGCTCGTGCAGAAGCTGGTAATCCCGTGAAAGTAGCCATGATTGGTGCTGGTTTTATGGGGAGAGGGATTGCAAACCAAATTTTAAATTCTGTTCCTGGGATGGAATTGGTAGCGATCGCCAACCGTAGCTTAGAAGCTGCCCAACGGGCATATAATGAGGCTGGTTCAGATAATGTACAAATTGTCAATACAGTAGAAGAATTAGAGGCAGCGATCGCCCAAGGGAAACACGCAATTACCGAAGATGCGATGTTACTGTGTCGTGCCCAAGGGATTGATGCTTTAGTGGAAGTTACTGGAGCTGTAGAATTTGGCGCTCATGTGATTATGGAGGCGATCGCCCACCGCAAGCACGTCATCATGATGAACGCAGAACTCGACGGTACAATTGGTCCCATCCTCAAGGTATATGCAGACAAAGCAGGGGTGATTCTCACCGCTTGTGATGGGGATCAGCCCGGTGTCCAAATGAATCTCTATCGTTTTGTTAAAAGTATTGGTTTAACTCCCCTTCTATGTGGTAACATCAAGGGCTTACAAGACCCCTACCGTAACCCCACCACCCAGGAAGCATTTGCCAAACGTTGGGGACAAAAAGCCCACATGGTGACCAGTTTTGCGGACGGCTCCAAAATTTCCTTTGAACAGGCGATCGTTGCTAACGGTACTGGAATGAAAGTCGCCAAGCGAGGTATGTTAGGGTATGACTTCTCTGGTCATGTTGATGAAATGACCAACATGTATGACGTAGACCAACTCAAGGAATTGGGTGGCATTGTCGATTATGTTGTGGGAGCAAAACCAGGACCAGGGGTATTTGTGTTTGGAACCCATGACGATCCCAAACAATGTCACTACCTCAACCTCTATAAACTAGGTGAAGGTCCCCTGTACAGTTTCTACACCCCCTACCACCTCTGTCATTTTGAAGTACCCCTTTCCGTCGCTCGTGTTGTTCTATTCCAGGATTACGTTTTAAGTCCTGTGGGCGCTCCCCTGGTAGATGTAGTCACAACTGCGAAAATTGACTTAAAAGCCGGAGAAACCCTAGATGGTATTGGCTACTATATGACCTATGGTCAGTGCGAAAACTCAGATATAGTTCAACAGCAAAACCTCTTACCTATGGGATTAGCAGAAGGTTGTCGCCTCAAACGCGATGTTCCCAAAGACCAGGTTTTAACCTATGATGACGTGGAACTCCCAGAAGGTAGACTCTGTGACAAGCTACGTGCAGAACAGAATGCCTATTTTGCCCCTGCTAAAACTTTAGCCACTGTCTAA
- a CDS encoding glycosyltransferase, which yields MPAKRFFNAFIKVVNYINGRREARRNRRQFVSLKPEGTPIGNVLISYFPEPLLLKPEEIPNSHTNFWECRQIVQTYLDMGYCVDVIHSENDVFVPQKHYTLFVEVRWTLQRIAHLLNPDCIKIFHADAASLTYHNAAEAQRLLALQQRRGVTLLPRRHERPNLAAEHADCITILGNDFTANTFKYLGKPIYKIPISTPVVYPWSESKDFDTCRQNFLWFGSGGLVHKGLDLVLEAFAQMPEYHLTICGPVQKETDFEKEYYKELYQTPNIHTVGWVDISSQKFIDIANSCAALVYPSCSEGGGGCVITCMHAGMIPLVSYESSVDVHNFGVIFPESSVEQIQAAVRKVANLPTEQLETMAKKAWQHARANHTRETFAVAYRQVAEEIFAHHSQKGQVKLTGTKEECLV from the coding sequence ATGCCAGCAAAAAGATTTTTTAATGCCTTCATCAAAGTAGTTAATTATATCAATGGCAGACGAGAAGCTCGTCGAAATCGGCGACAATTTGTATCCTTGAAACCAGAAGGTACACCCATTGGCAATGTTTTGATATCTTACTTTCCAGAACCTCTGTTGCTGAAGCCAGAAGAAATTCCCAATAGTCACACAAACTTTTGGGAATGCCGACAAATAGTCCAAACATATTTAGATATGGGTTATTGTGTCGATGTCATCCATTCAGAAAACGATGTTTTTGTCCCCCAAAAGCACTATACACTTTTCGTGGAAGTACGTTGGACTTTACAACGCATTGCCCACCTGTTAAATCCAGATTGTATTAAGATATTCCATGCAGATGCAGCTAGCCTAACTTACCATAATGCCGCAGAAGCTCAAAGACTATTAGCCCTACAACAGCGTCGGGGTGTAACATTACTACCTCGAAGACATGAAAGACCTAATTTAGCAGCAGAGCATGCCGACTGCATCACAATTTTAGGTAATGATTTCACTGCTAACACATTTAAATATTTAGGCAAGCCAATTTACAAAATCCCAATTTCTACACCAGTTGTATATCCCTGGTCTGAAAGCAAAGATTTTGATACCTGTCGGCAAAATTTTCTCTGGTTTGGTAGTGGTGGTTTAGTTCATAAAGGATTAGATTTAGTCTTAGAAGCTTTCGCTCAAATGCCGGAATACCACCTCACAATTTGTGGTCCAGTGCAAAAGGAAACGGATTTTGAGAAAGAATACTATAAAGAACTTTATCAAACACCGAATATCCATACCGTTGGTTGGGTTGATATTAGCAGTCAAAAATTTATCGACATTGCCAATAGTTGTGCCGCACTTGTCTATCCTTCCTGCTCTGAGGGTGGTGGAGGTTGTGTGATCACCTGTATGCACGCTGGAATGATTCCCTTGGTAAGCTATGAATCTAGCGTTGATGTGCATAATTTTGGTGTAATTTTCCCAGAGTCTTCTGTAGAACAAATTCAGGCAGCTGTCAGAAAAGTGGCGAATTTGCCTACAGAACAGTTGGAGACTATGGCGAAAAAAGCTTGGCAACACGCTAGGGCAAATCATACTAGAGAAACCTTTGCGGTTGCATATCGCCAAGTGGCAGAAGAAATTTTTGCCCATCATAGTCAAAAAGGTCAGGTAAAGTTGACCGGAACTAAGGAAGAATGCTTAGTTTAG
- the rfbC gene encoding dTDP-4-dehydrorhamnose 3,5-epimerase — MIFTEIDLKGAFVIDLDQKPDHRGFFARTFCAKEFEEHGLKPTVSQCNLSFNHKKGTLRGMHYQVSPATETKLVRCTRGAIYDVIIDMRPESPTYLQHFGVELSDENRRALYVPEMFAHGYQALTDGAEVVYQVGEFYTPGYERGLRYDDPFFNIQWPLEVTEISEKDKNWALMRLMAVGS, encoded by the coding sequence ATGATTTTTACAGAAATTGACCTCAAGGGTGCATTTGTTATTGACTTAGACCAAAAGCCAGACCATCGTGGTTTTTTTGCTCGGACTTTTTGTGCCAAGGAATTTGAAGAACATGGTTTAAAACCTACAGTTTCTCAATGTAATTTATCCTTTAACCATAAAAAAGGCACCTTGAGAGGGATGCACTATCAAGTTTCTCCAGCAACGGAAACAAAATTAGTCCGTTGTACCCGTGGAGCAATTTATGATGTCATCATTGATATGCGCCCAGAATCTCCTACCTATCTGCAACATTTTGGTGTGGAATTAAGTGACGAAAACCGTCGTGCTTTATATGTTCCAGAAATGTTTGCCCACGGTTATCAAGCATTAACTGATGGTGCAGAAGTAGTATACCAAGTAGGGGAATTCTACACTCCTGGTTACGAACGAGGTCTACGTTATGATGACCCATTTTTCAATATTCAATGGCCCCTAGAAGTTACAGAAATTTCTGAGAAAGATAAAAATTGGGCGTTGATGAGATTAATGGCTGTTGGCAGTTAA
- a CDS encoding phytanoyl-CoA dioxygenase (PhyH), translating into MLKAIKNKLNALSSEMVYRLAIINHGRKLPKLENEGDRQIVETLKRDGVYVTTLSELGIDSTTTLMHFAEKYLSQMAAVRNQALSHKLPQIYTMTDIPEFYDWGREDRILSIIENYMSLPVAYHGVHLRKDFPNAEQFDTLLWHKDAEDRKLIKIMIYLDDVDLEHGPFECIPGSVTPLYSRRYHQIYQQLAKSGHLGITDAEVEAAIPKTLWKTCTGVKGTVIFVDTKKCLHHGCLRTQERPTLHFVYTTNPPRRPELCTQYWDERYARPDSKTVELNTSSIG; encoded by the coding sequence ATGCTTAAGGCTATCAAAAATAAACTGAATGCGCTCAGTTCAGAAATGGTTTATCGGTTGGCAATAATAAACCATGGAAGAAAATTACCGAAGTTAGAGAATGAGGGCGATCGCCAGATTGTAGAAACCCTCAAACGAGATGGGGTCTATGTTACTACCCTTTCCGAGTTAGGTATAGACTCCACAACCACTCTGATGCATTTTGCCGAGAAATATCTCTCACAAATGGCTGCCGTGAGAAATCAAGCTCTCAGCCATAAACTGCCACAAATCTACACCATGACCGATATCCCAGAATTCTATGACTGGGGTCGTGAAGACAGAATACTCAGTATTATTGAAAATTATATGAGTCTTCCCGTCGCTTACCACGGTGTACATTTACGGAAAGATTTCCCCAACGCAGAACAGTTTGACACTCTGCTCTGGCACAAAGATGCGGAAGATCGTAAACTAATCAAAATCATGATTTACTTAGATGATGTTGACTTAGAACACGGTCCCTTTGAATGCATCCCCGGTTCTGTAACTCCTCTATATAGCCGCAGGTATCATCAAATTTATCAACAACTGGCTAAATCAGGACACTTAGGTATCACGGATGCAGAGGTTGAAGCAGCAATTCCCAAAACATTGTGGAAAACTTGTACCGGTGTTAAGGGAACTGTCATATTTGTAGACACCAAGAAATGCTTACACCATGGTTGTCTGCGAACTCAAGAACGTCCCACACTACATTTTGTCTACACAACCAATCCACCCAGAAGACCAGAGTTATGTACTCAGTATTGGGATGAAAGATATGCTCGACCCGATAGCAAAACAGTAGAATTAAATACCTCATCCATAGGATGA
- a CDS encoding glycosyltransferase family 2 protein, with amino-acid sequence MSKLLTIAIPTYNRAAKLDKQLAWIARAIKGFESECEIFVSDNCSTDQTQEIIQKWQQMLPSVTFKSHKQPENLGVMKNIIHCIKSATTKYVWTIGDDDPIQERAVPYLITQMHKHQDLSLLFLNFSGRNQITGEPVHPPTIPDNRWFNVDAEDGYGDSQAIYGHCFAESVGAVIFLTASIYRSELAQKALNIWQDASENWISLAYIAGYCAANGKIIVTKDTYMECIVGVSYWQKIENSAVLMQYKHLPEVILKLEENGFSKQFCRKMMVKSYQDANLKVFLGALRRWPLFTLRIMIPFWISVIQSVIYLLTERFFKSSERKMLSPQVVSK; translated from the coding sequence ATGAGCAAATTACTAACGATCGCCATACCAACCTATAACCGTGCAGCTAAACTCGATAAGCAATTAGCTTGGATAGCTAGAGCTATCAAGGGTTTTGAAAGTGAGTGTGAAATTTTTGTTTCTGATAATTGTTCTACTGATCAGACTCAGGAAATTATTCAGAAATGGCAACAAATGCTCCCTTCTGTCACCTTTAAATCTCATAAACAACCAGAAAATTTGGGTGTAATGAAAAATATTATTCATTGCATCAAATCTGCAACAACTAAATATGTCTGGACAATTGGGGATGACGATCCGATTCAAGAAAGAGCGGTTCCCTATTTAATTACTCAGATGCACAAGCATCAAGATTTATCTTTATTATTCCTGAATTTTTCCGGTCGCAATCAAATCACAGGAGAACCTGTTCACCCTCCCACAATTCCTGACAACCGTTGGTTTAATGTTGACGCAGAGGATGGTTATGGTGATAGTCAAGCTATCTATGGACATTGCTTTGCTGAAAGTGTAGGTGCAGTGATATTTTTAACAGCATCTATCTACCGTAGCGAACTTGCCCAAAAAGCCCTAAATATCTGGCAAGATGCTTCAGAAAATTGGATTTCCCTCGCCTATATTGCAGGTTACTGTGCCGCTAACGGTAAAATAATTGTCACGAAAGATACGTACATGGAATGTATTGTTGGGGTTAGCTATTGGCAAAAAATAGAAAACTCCGCAGTCCTGATGCAGTACAAACATTTACCAGAAGTCATCCTGAAGTTAGAGGAAAACGGCTTCTCGAAGCAATTTTGTCGAAAAATGATGGTGAAGAGTTATCAAGATGCAAATCTTAAAGTCTTTTTAGGTGCTTTACGACGTTGGCCCCTGTTTACCTTACGGATTATGATTCCTTTTTGGATAAGTGTAATTCAATCTGTCATTTACCTATTAACAGAGAGATTTTTTAAATCTTCCGAGAGAAAAATGTTGTCTCCTCAAGTCGTGTCTAAGTAG
- a CDS encoding glycosyltransferase family 2 protein, producing the protein MSRLLTIAIPTYNRADLLDTQLAWLSHAIKGYESDCEILISDNCSTDSTPEVIQKWRSQLTNIKFTAHRNSQNLGVMRNLVHCLKSAETKYVWAIGDDDPIDDKAIPYVISNLKSNYDLSLLILNFSLRDTHTNQVLYHHTFDVKTELLPDGKNFIENYLTKEHRGLGFLSAQIYHTATVQQALKSWPASVDNLEGQIYWGAFCAQFGRVHISKKVYLENARVMYKPRVRVRMHFIDLPQVFIRLITIGYNRIAFHKRVIEHYGKKGFGKVIQPLLRLFPEFTVNFIIPQLVYIASYIVPIRKEV; encoded by the coding sequence ATGTCCAGACTGTTGACGATCGCCATTCCTACTTACAATCGCGCAGACTTATTAGATACACAATTAGCATGGCTATCCCACGCAATCAAAGGATATGAGTCTGATTGTGAAATTTTAATTTCTGATAACTGCTCTACCGACTCCACTCCGGAGGTTATCCAGAAATGGCGATCGCAACTAACAAATATTAAATTTACGGCTCACAGGAATTCTCAAAATCTTGGTGTCATGAGAAATCTTGTTCATTGCCTCAAGTCAGCAGAAACGAAATATGTTTGGGCAATTGGTGACGATGATCCCATAGACGACAAAGCAATTCCCTATGTCATTAGTAATCTCAAGAGCAACTATGATTTATCCTTATTAATTCTCAACTTTTCTCTACGAGATACCCACACTAATCAAGTCCTCTATCACCATACCTTTGATGTGAAAACAGAACTGTTACCTGACGGGAAAAATTTTATTGAAAACTATCTCACTAAAGAACATCGAGGATTAGGCTTTTTAAGCGCTCAAATCTATCATACCGCCACAGTTCAGCAAGCATTAAAATCATGGCCCGCAAGTGTGGATAACTTAGAAGGACAAATTTATTGGGGAGCATTTTGCGCTCAATTCGGGAGGGTACATATCAGCAAAAAAGTCTATCTAGAAAATGCCCGTGTTATGTATAAACCAAGGGTAAGAGTGCGAATGCACTTTATTGACTTACCGCAAGTATTTATCAGACTTATCACTATTGGATATAATCGCATAGCCTTCCATAAAAGGGTAATTGAACATTACGGAAAGAAAGGTTTTGGCAAAGTCATACAACCTTTATTAAGACTGTTCCCCGAATTTACAGTTAACTTTATTATTCCTCAACTGGTGTACATAGCTTCCTATATTGTTCCAATTCGCAAAGAAGTATAA
- a CDS encoding NAD(P)-dependent oxidoreductase: MKVLITGTEGYLGSLLPSLFIERGHEVIGVDTGYYKVGWLYNGTEVTAKTLNKDIRHISSEDLQGVEAIVHMAELSNDPAGQLAPNITYDINHKGSVRLAKLAKEAGVRRFVYMSSCSVYGVATDGDVTEESPVNPQTAYAECKTLVERDVAPLADDDFSPTFMRNATAFGASPRMRFDIVLNNLSGLAWTTKEIKMTSDGTPWRPLVHALDICKAIVCAVEAPRDIVHNQIFNVGDTSNNYRVKEIAEIIADIFVGCKLSFGENGADNRSYRVSFEKINTLLPGFKCDWNAQKGAQQLYDLFSQIDMTEDVFQSRGFTRLKQLEYLIRTQQIDKDFFWAKK; this comes from the coding sequence ATGAAAGTTCTGATCACCGGTACCGAAGGTTATTTAGGTTCTTTATTACCCTCTCTCTTCATTGAAAGAGGACATGAAGTCATCGGTGTGGATACTGGCTATTACAAAGTTGGCTGGTTGTATAACGGTACAGAGGTGACAGCCAAAACCTTAAATAAAGATATCCGTCATATATCCTCAGAAGATTTACAGGGAGTAGAGGCGATCGTTCACATGGCTGAACTTTCCAATGACCCCGCCGGACAACTAGCTCCTAACATCACCTACGATATTAACCATAAAGGCTCTGTACGTCTTGCCAAACTGGCAAAAGAAGCAGGAGTGCGCCGCTTTGTTTATATGTCCTCCTGTAGTGTTTACGGTGTCGCTACCGATGGTGATGTGACTGAGGAATCCCCAGTTAACCCCCAAACTGCCTATGCAGAATGTAAAACCCTGGTAGAACGAGATGTCGCACCCCTCGCAGATGATGACTTCTCCCCCACCTTCATGCGTAACGCGACTGCTTTCGGTGCTTCTCCCCGGATGCGCTTTGATATTGTTCTCAACAACCTTTCAGGTTTAGCTTGGACAACCAAAGAAATTAAAATGACCAGTGATGGTACACCTTGGCGACCCCTAGTTCACGCTTTAGATATCTGCAAAGCTATTGTTTGTGCTGTAGAAGCACCCCGTGATATCGTCCACAATCAAATTTTCAACGTGGGTGACACTTCTAATAACTATCGTGTGAAGGAAATCGCCGAAATCATTGCCGATATTTTTGTCGGATGTAAATTAAGCTTTGGTGAAAACGGTGCTGATAACCGTAGTTATCGTGTGTCCTTCGAGAAAATTAACACCCTACTGCCTGGGTTTAAGTGTGATTGGAATGCACAAAAAGGAGCCCAACAACTATACGATTTGTTCTCCCAAATCGATATGACAGAAGATGTTTTCCAATCCAGAGGCTTTACCCGCTTGAAGCAACTAGAATACTTAATTCGCACCCAACAAATTGACAAAGATTTCTTCTGGGCAAAGAAATAA
- the lhgO gene encoding L-2-hydroxyglutarate oxidase encodes MYDFAIIGGGIVGLSTAMAIGERYPDAKILVLEKESRWAFHQTGNNSGVIHSGVYYKPGSFKAKFCRDGCQSMVEFCEKHGIDYEVCGKVIVATDAEELPRLENLYQRGIDNGIEVKRISPEEVREIEPYVNCVGGIRVFSTGIANYKQVCLKYAEIIEKQGGELRLNTKVERIVTSGNHQVLETNNGNFETRFLINCAGLHSDRVAKLGKVDPQAKIVPFRGEYYELKPEKRYLVKTLIYPVPNPEFPFLGVHFTKMIDGSVHAGPNAVLSLKREGYKKTDFDLKDFTEVMTYPGFWKLAAKHADEGIQEIIRSFSKAAFTRSLQKLIPEVQSDDLIPCHAGVRAQALMDDGKLVDDFLIVEGEKSVHVCNAPSPAATSSIEIGKAIANRIPAQSHLQAAVSQA; translated from the coding sequence ATGTACGATTTTGCGATTATCGGCGGAGGAATCGTTGGACTTTCTACTGCCATGGCAATAGGAGAACGTTATCCTGATGCCAAAATTTTAGTTCTAGAAAAAGAAAGTCGCTGGGCATTTCACCAAACAGGTAATAATAGTGGGGTGATTCACTCCGGGGTTTATTATAAACCTGGTAGCTTTAAAGCCAAATTTTGCCGCGATGGTTGTCAATCAATGGTGGAATTTTGCGAAAAGCACGGAATTGATTATGAAGTATGTGGTAAGGTCATCGTCGCTACTGACGCTGAAGAATTACCCCGTTTAGAAAACCTCTATCAGCGAGGTATAGATAATGGTATAGAAGTCAAACGAATTAGCCCCGAAGAAGTGAGAGAAATTGAACCCTACGTCAATTGTGTGGGTGGAATTCGGGTTTTCTCCACAGGAATTGCTAACTATAAGCAAGTTTGCTTAAAATACGCAGAAATCATCGAAAAACAAGGGGGAGAATTACGCTTAAATACCAAAGTTGAACGGATTGTCACCTCTGGAAATCACCAGGTGCTAGAAACCAACAATGGTAATTTTGAGACTAGATTTTTGATTAACTGTGCTGGTTTACATAGCGATCGCGTTGCGAAACTCGGCAAAGTCGATCCCCAAGCCAAGATTGTCCCCTTCCGAGGTGAATACTACGAACTCAAACCGGAAAAACGCTACCTGGTGAAAACCCTGATTTATCCGGTTCCCAATCCAGAGTTCCCCTTCCTCGGTGTTCACTTCACCAAAATGATTGATGGTAGCGTCCATGCAGGACCAAATGCGGTTCTCAGCTTAAAACGAGAAGGTTATAAAAAAACAGACTTTGACCTCAAAGATTTTACTGAGGTAATGACCTATCCCGGTTTTTGGAAATTGGCAGCGAAGCACGCTGATGAAGGGATTCAAGAAATCATTCGCTCCTTCAGTAAAGCAGCCTTTACCCGCAGCTTACAAAAATTGATACCTGAAGTGCAATCTGATGATTTGATACCCTGCCATGCAGGTGTGCGTGCCCAAGCCTTGATGGATGATGGTAAACTCGTAGACGATTTTCTCATCGTCGAGGGAGAAAAATCTGTTCATGTGTGCAATGCACCATCTCCCGCAGCGACATCTTCCATTGAAATTGGCAAGGCGATCGCCAACCGCATTCCCGCCCAGTCTCATTTGCAAGCTGCTGTTAGTCAAGCTTAA
- the rfbF gene encoding glucose-1-phosphate cytidylyltransferase produces MKAVILAGGLGTRISEETSVRPKPMVEIGGKPILWHIMKTYSAHGIDDFIICCGYKGYVIKEYFANYFLHMSDVTFDMRFNQMNVHAGKAEPWRVTLVETGENTMTGGRLKRVQEHIGNETFCFTYGDGVCDVNITELINFHKQQNTLGTLTAVQPPGRFGAIVLGNEQTKISSFREKPEGDGAWINGGYFVLEPEVINLISDDSTVWEQQPLEKLAEMEQLSAYKHYGFWQPMDTLRDKNYLEGMWNKNKAPWKVWA; encoded by the coding sequence ATGAAAGCAGTAATTTTGGCTGGAGGACTGGGTACACGCATTAGTGAGGAAACCAGCGTCAGACCCAAACCGATGGTAGAAATTGGTGGTAAACCGATTCTCTGGCACATCATGAAAACCTACTCCGCCCACGGTATTGATGACTTTATCATCTGCTGTGGTTATAAAGGATACGTGATTAAAGAGTATTTTGCCAACTACTTTTTACATATGTCTGATGTGACATTCGATATGCGCTTCAATCAAATGAATGTCCATGCAGGTAAAGCCGAACCTTGGCGAGTCACCCTAGTAGAAACCGGGGAAAACACCATGACAGGGGGACGTTTAAAACGGGTTCAAGAACACATTGGCAATGAAACTTTTTGCTTCACCTACGGTGATGGTGTCTGTGATGTCAACATTACAGAGTTAATTAATTTTCACAAACAGCAAAATACCTTAGGTACATTAACCGCAGTCCAACCCCCCGGACGTTTTGGGGCAATTGTATTAGGTAATGAGCAAACAAAAATTTCTAGTTTCCGGGAAAAACCAGAAGGTGATGGTGCTTGGATTAATGGCGGATACTTTGTACTAGAGCCAGAAGTCATTAATTTAATCAGTGATGATTCCACCGTTTGGGAACAGCAACCCTTGGAAAAATTGGCAGAGATGGAACAACTATCTGCCTATAAACATTATGGTTTCTGGCAACCCATGGATACATTACGTGATAAGAACTATTTAGAGGGTATGTGGAATAAAAATAAAGCACCTTGGAAGGTGTGGGCATAA